The Thermodesulfobacteriota bacterium genome includes the window CGTGACGGATTCATGCGTGTTGACACCAACGGAGGTGGTGGACCCAACTACTGGCCCAATAGCTTCGGTGGACCAGAGCCGGACCTGACGGCAGGCGAGCCTCCTTTTGAGGTTTCCGGCCAGGCTGGTCGTTACCCATTCACCTATCCAAATGACGACTTTGTGCAGGCTGGTACCCTTTACCGTAAAGTCATGTCAGACAAAGATCGGGAGCACCTTACCGGGAACATTGTGGATCACCTGGCTAAGGCGCAGAAACGCATCCAAATGCGCCAAACCGCCTTGTTCTATAAGGCAGACGAGGAGTACGGCCGACGCGTAGCCGAAGGATTAGGTCTCGATGTGAATGAAATCAAGCGATTGGCGGATATGTCTCATGAAGAAAGAGCGAAGGCTACAGAATAGGGAACCTACTCCAATAGTTGAGAAGTGATTAACGAATAAGCACTGCCCAATAATCGCGTAAGGGCGGGCTTTTCTCCCGCCCTCCCCACGGCACCCCGCAGGCGGGTCCGCACGGGGCGCTTCACAGAGCCTATCGGGCCGCAGGCCGGAAATGGCCGCCCGCGGTCAGGACAACTAAAGGGTTCTCGCAAAACTGAGGGCGCTCCTCTGGATGCTGTACTGAAGCTGTGGCTGGATGAACTCAGTGGAATTTGCCGCAAAGGGGAAGTAGACCAACAGAAATTCCTCCGCCTGAATGTGAATTTCCCCGAGCCTGGGGAAAAGACTTTTCTTGTCCATGGCGGTTTGCGCCAACACGACTTTCAGGCCGTCCGCGGCATCGCTCATGGGCAGTGTAATAGGGTATAGCTGGGACTTGGGGAGGTGTCTTTCGAGATTCTTCGTGGGCTGAGAAAGAGTCATTTGCCGGGCCAGCCTCAGGAAATGTGCGGGTTGAATCTTGAAAGCCGGAGACCAGAAGTAGAAGTCAAGATTATCCCATTCCTTCCTTATGGCCTTTGGCAGATTAGCAAGCCGCACCAGATCGGCATAGGATTGTAAGCTAAGCCCTTCCACCCTGGATTTTATCCTCCAGAACGGCAAGTATATGGCGCTTTCAACATTTCCTTCATCGGAGACGACCCCGAAGTCTATCTTCCTCAGGTCTTGCCCGAAGATCCCCCACACAGAATCACAATTGCTGCAATGGAGCGCCCAGCTTTCCCTCTCGCCCGCAAGAGTCCACCCGCAATTGGGACATAAGGTAGGAAGAAACTTTATCCTCCAAACCGGCCTCTCTTCAAAGGAGAAACGCTCATCGTCGGCCACATTCCCGGCATCCGTCGCAATGGGTCTATCGAGGATCGCGTCATAAATGACATTATTATGAATAAAAATCGGGGAGTAAACCAGGCTTCCTACCTCACCGATGAACGCCCGGTGAAACTCGGTGCATGTCTGCGCCAGGTCATCAGCCAACATCTCCGGCCCGCTCACCCCTGAGAAGAACTGTGCGAATGAGAGATGCGGTCTTAGGAATCTTGCATCCTCCATAGCCTCGGCAAAGCTTAGTTTCAGGGCCTGCGGCCGGAGCCCGAGGGAGACGGGCAACGATGCGTCATTCAAGGCCAAAAGAGTGGTATCGACTACTCTCTGGCACACCCGGTATGGCTCACAGGAAAAAAGCATGCCCCGGAAACGCCAGTACGGCACAAAAATGACATCCTTTCCGGACGATGGGGCAGGGGACAAACAGTATCTGAAATGACCCTGGGGGAGCAGGTATAATTTCACCCGACAAAAAGAACAGGAGAAAATCCGGTCAGTCTCCTCCAGGGTAGCAGGGGCACCGCACTGCGGGCATTGGTGTGCGATTTTCAGCAATTCTTAGGGCTTTCTAAAGTTTTTCACCGCACTGATTGCAGTAGATGGAATCGGGCAAATTTTCTGTCTCACAATGACGGCATTTCTGGGGGACAGGCTTTTCTTCCACCGACCTTCCACAGCGCGGGCAGAACCCGGCGTGGGGAGGCAGGTTTTTGCCGCACCCCGCACACTGCTGGAAAACGAGTAACTGGTGACCGCAGGAAGGACAGAATTTTGCGTCGCCGGCCACGGAGTTCCGGCAATCAGGACATCTAAAGGCATCCTGCTCCTTTGGGGCCTGTCCGTTTCTCAGAATATCCGCGAACATGCCTGGCATAATGAAACCGAGACCCATCCCCAGACCCGCTCCTGCCTCGCCTTGTGACGTCGCTGCGCTTTCCATCGCCATGGCCGCTTTCATCTTTAACAGTTGGTTCAAGTCGTCGAACACGCCCAGCCGGCTTTTATCGTCTATGGCCTGTTGGACCTCCGGCGGCGGGGTAATAGAATTGATATAAAGGTCTGAAAGCCCAAGGCCGTAGTGGCTCAAATCCTGCTGCAAACGTCTTTTGAGCCCTTCCGATATGGAATCGTATTGTCCGGGCAGCTTAAGCATAGAATCAAGATTCTCTCCCAGGTAATCATTAAAGCGTGAAACGATTACCCGGCTCAGATATTCTTCGATTTCTTCGGTGGTATAAATGTGCTGGGTTCCTACCAGGGTATTGATAAAAAGGACGGGCTGGATGACCCTGATATTAAAGACCCCGAAGGCCCGGAGGCGAATCAATCCCAACTCGGAATCCTTGAAGGCTACCGGATCCCTTGTTCCCCACTTCAGGTTTGGAAAGACCTTCATGTTTACGAAATAGACCTCGGCCCTGAGCGGGCTGGTCAAACCCCAGGGCAGGCTTAGCACCTTGGTGATGATAGGAATATTACCGGTAGCAAGTGTATGCCGACCGGGCCGAAATGCATCGTAGGCCTTCCCGTTATAGAAGAAAACGGCGGATTGGCTCTCTCTTACAATGAGTTGGGCTCCATACTTTATTTCTCCGGAGCCCTTCTCGGGAATCCTGTGGACCATTGCCTTGCCGGTTTCGTCAAACCACTCAATAACCTCTAAAAATATAATGTTGTCTGTCCCCACAGTCGTAATCCTTTCCGTTGCCAGTCTTTTTCTTTCTTTCGTCATTATGTCGATGAAGCTTTAACCCGAAGTTGCGCGGATTAACCCCTTGACCGTCGCCGGGAATCCGTCGATACACCTGGGACACAAAAAGGGGCGGGATGTCCTTAAATCTTTCGCTTTACAGGAATACAAGTCTATGATAGGAAGCCCTATGCCTCGTCAGAACAGATTAGACGCCCTTAGAATTTTTCCTATCCGATCAGGAAACGTTTGGCAGCTCACCGGACCTATCCCGACTTAATTCCTATCCAGTAAAAAGGAATCAACCCTTGAATCGAATACTTAACATCTTCAATCGCCTGTTTGTCCTCTGGATTGTCCTGGCCGGCGTAGCCGCCTTCTATTTTCCGGCCGTCTTCATCCCATTGAAGAAACACATGGAGCTATTCTTTGCCATAACCATGTTCGGCATCGGAATGGTCTTAAAACCCATAGACTTCGTGAATATCTTTAAAAACATCAAGGTAGTGGTTATTGGCACGGCTGCTCAATTTACGATCATGCCGCTATCGGCTTTTTTCGTTGCCAGGCTTTTTTCATTATCAAAAGAGTTTTCCCTGGGCCTGATTTTGACCGGATCGGCGCCGGGGGCCATGGCCAGTAACGTACTGAGCTATCTCGCCGGTGCCGATGTCGCCTATTCGGTATCGTTGACCACTGTATCCACCCTCCTAGCGCCGGTCCTTACCCCACTTTTAACCCTGCTCTTAGCCCATACCATACTGGAAATCCCCTTTTGGGAGATGTTGGTCAGCGTTTTCAACATGGTGGTTATTCCACTTTTTTTGGGCATAACCGTAAAAGGCATTTTCTCTGGCAAAGTGGAGTACCTGTCCAAAGTCTTCCCCGCAATTTCCACCACATTCATAGCCTTTATCTGCGCGCTGGTCGTAGCCCTTAACAAAGAATACCTTATGAAAGTAAACACCTGGATTTTTATGGCGGCGATTTTGTTGAATCTCTTGGGGCTGTTCTTGGGCTACATGACAGGAAAGACATTCGGTTTTGATATCCTGAAAAAACGGGCCTTATCCATTGAAGTCGGCATGCAAAATGCCGGTCTGGGCAGCGTGCTGGCCTTAAAACATTTTAATGAGAAAGTGGCCCTGCCCGCGGTCGTTTTTGTTTTTATCTGCATATTCACCGCCTCCTTTCTGGTGCAAATCTGGTCCAATACGAAAAAGCCAACTATTTCAGTCCCTTTATCTTTTGGACGTTTTTGAGGAGCCAGTTCTGGGTAAAGAGGTGTTCTCTATTAAGGCCCAGGTGAAGCCTGAGCTGATCTTTGATCTCGCCATCAGGGACCAGGGAGATAAGCCTTTCGTACCTGGCAATCAGGGTTTCTTCGGCCGGGATGAGAGCTTCCAGGACAGAAAGCCGGTCTTCCCCTGGATAGACAGAAGGCATGGGGTTTTTACTGATTTCTACTCCGTTTGCATCCTTTTTGGCATTTTCGATCTGAATTACATCTCCCCATTTGATTAAGGTGCCGGAGTTTTTATCCCAGTGCCTCATGTGATCGATGGAGTTTTTAAAGAGGCGCTGACTGAGATCCTGGTGCTCACTGAAAAGAAACACGTACTTTAAGTAGCGGTGCGTGAGTTCATTTTCCAGGCGCATGATTTCATGGAGAAGCTGTACTTCTTCCCGGTTGATATTTTCCGGGTTTGATGGGTAGCAGGGGGCATCTTCAGCTCCCTGCGCCTTCAGGGCGTCCATCATGGCCGCAAACTGGTTCGAGTGGCGCACCTCATCATAAGAGATATTCAGGACCATGTTCTGAATCTTGGGAAAAGCGCCCTCGGAAAACTCTGCCGACTGGTAGAGGTTCGTAACCAGGTCTTCCGTCATTTTGTCTCTTTTAAGGTTATCCATAATTCGAGGGTAGCGCATGACCTCATCGGTTTTAAAAGAGGGAACCCCTCCCATCTGGGCAATAATGACGGCAAGCTGAAGGGAATGGTACATCTCATCGATGCCGATTTGAATCATCTGGGCGCGGACATCAGTTCTATTCTTCATGATGGGGTCTTCATAGAAAAACTTGCCCTTCGGCATGGAGTAGGCATGGATCGTATATTCAAAGCTTACGGCCCATTCGTGCTCCAGGGCGATGTTCAAAAGCCTTAAGGCGTCTTCCTTGGTCTCCACTTTTTGAATTTTGTCCATAGGCCCTCCAGCATATCTTTTTTATTGTAACATTTAAGCACATTACCTGCCTTTTGACAACTGCGATCCGGACTATCTAATAAGTATATCTATCCCTACCTATGCGATAAGAACCGGGGAAATTGACTTTATTCAACCTGTTGTGCTAATCTCCCGAAGACTTTTACATTGGTCATTAGTCACCGGCCAATAACGAATAACTGGTTTCCATCCGAAAACCCCGGTTTTCTGGATGGAGCGGGAAGGCTTTATAAAAATGCCGGCTTACGAGAGAACTAACTTTAAAAGCCTGCTGAAGGCCATAGCAAAGGGCGAGGTAGCGCCTGTTTATCTCCTGTGGGGTGAACGGTATCTCTACCAGTCGGCCTATGAAGAGCTTATTGCCGCCCTCCTTCCTGAAAAAAACCGCGGCACCAACCTCCGGGTGATAGACGGGGCTAATGAAGACGTCTATCGTCTGGTAGAGGAATTGCAGACCCTGCCCCTTTTCCCCGGGAGGCAGGTTTTTGTGGTAAAGGACACCCGTCTCTTTCATTCCAAAAGTACGGCCGACCCGCTTCTGGCTAAAAGCCGTGAGTACTTTATAAAAGGCGACCTTCAGGCGGCGGCTCGGAGCCTCGTGCAGGCCATTTCCTCATCCGGTCTGGCCATTGAGGATGTCAGGGACGGGGGATGGGAGAAGATACCGGATAGTACCTGGGAAAAGATATTCAGCGCCCCAAAGAGTGGGGAGGATATTAACTGGCTGAATGAAGTGACTAACTTCGCCATACAGGCCGGGCAGGAAGAATCGGCCCCCGCCGGAGGTGGAGGGGATATTCTGGAAGAGACCCTGGCCAAAGGCATACCGGCTTCCAACCATCTGATCTTGCTTACAGATACTGTGGACAGACGCAAATCTCTCTACCGGCTGATAGAAAAGATGGGTGTGGTTGTGAGCTTCGCGGTCGATAAAGGAATTACCGCCGCGGCAAAACGCAGTCAGGATACGGTGCTCAAGGACCTGATGAAGGATATACTCACACGCCATGGAAAGGCCATGGAGCCGCGCGCAGCATCCGATCTTATCGAAAGGATAGGTTTTAATCCGGCTTCCCTGGCCGCCGCATTAGAAAAACTGGTCAGTTACAGCGGTGAAAGAAAGACCATCACCCTGAAAGATATTGACGCGGTAGTGAAACGGGAAAGGGAAGAGCCGATTTATGAACTGACCGGGGCATTCGGTGACCGGGATGCCGAGAAGGCCCTTTCTTCCCTGGGTCTGCTCCTTGACCAGGGTTATGTGCCGCTCCAGATACTGGCTGCCCTCATCAGACAGATTCGCCGCCTTCTCCTGGCCAGGTGGGCGTTGGATACGAGTCTGGATTTTTTGGGAAAAGGGGATGTCACGTATCAAGGCATTCAGCAGGGACTGCCGGGGCTTAAGAAAGAAGGAAAGATACCTAAGGAGCTGGAAAAACTTTCACCGTACCCGCTTTTCTTGCTTTTAAAACAGGCCAGGGGGTTTCAAATTGAGCACCTTGTTCAGTGTATGTCCGAACTCCTTAGGGTCGATATGGCCCTCAAATCCGGCGGGGTAGCGCCTAAACTTTTGCTGGAAGACTTGATCCTGAAATGCCTGGTTTTTCATCCTGAGACTGCCGGTTGATCTGCCAAATAAAAAGCCCCGGAGGGGTTCCGCCCTCCGGGGGTTCGGGGTTAGGTAGTTAGGTTGACCGACCACCTTATCTTTTTGTCTATCCCGGAATGCCGTTTAGAGCTGTCGAGCTCGAAGTGCTCTCTTTTTAAGTTTTGCCATCCATTACCGGGCATCTGCCGCAGATGAGGATCGCTTTTACTTTTTTAGTTATTAGACTCGGCCGACGCTCAAATCACGCACAACCCAGGAAGCTGTATATTATGGTTTTCTTATCGGCGGCATAGTCCGGTGACTTTAATTAAAATTTAATCCACATATAAATATACGTAACTTCAATTAAATAATTACAATACTAAATGTAATGCATTATGTATTTCTGTTTGGGTCATCACTTTCAGCGGTCATTTCACCTGAGCCGGGCTGATGATTATCAAACAGTGGCTACCGGGCACATTCCGAAGGATCGCCTTTGATCTTGGCCAGGGCATGGGGGAGAGCAGGCAGGAGGGTGGTTAGATTTTCACGGGCGCCTTTCGGGCTGCCCGGCAGATTAATAATCAGGGTCTCTTTCCTTATCCCGGCTAAGGCCCGTGAGAGCATGGCATGCGGCGTTTTTTGCAGGCTGGCGGCGCGCATGGCCTCGGCTATGCCCGGGACTTCCCGTTCAATAACCATGGCCGTGGCCTCCGGAGTCACATCTCGCGGGGAAA containing:
- a CDS encoding SPFH domain-containing protein, which translates into the protein MGTDNIIFLEVIEWFDETGKAMVHRIPEKGSGEIKYGAQLIVRESQSAVFFYNGKAYDAFRPGRHTLATGNIPIITKVLSLPWGLTSPLRAEVYFVNMKVFPNLKWGTRDPVAFKDSELGLIRLRAFGVFNIRVIQPVLFINTLVGTQHIYTTEEIEEYLSRVIVSRFNDYLGENLDSMLKLPGQYDSISEGLKRRLQQDLSHYGLGLSDLYINSITPPPEVQQAIDDKSRLGVFDDLNQLLKMKAAMAMESAATSQGEAGAGLGMGLGFIMPGMFADILRNGQAPKEQDAFRCPDCRNSVAGDAKFCPSCGHQLLVFQQCAGCGKNLPPHAGFCPRCGRSVEEKPVPQKCRHCETENLPDSIYCNQCGEKL
- a CDS encoding bile acid:sodium symporter family protein codes for the protein MNRILNIFNRLFVLWIVLAGVAAFYFPAVFIPLKKHMELFFAITMFGIGMVLKPIDFVNIFKNIKVVVIGTAAQFTIMPLSAFFVARLFSLSKEFSLGLILTGSAPGAMASNVLSYLAGADVAYSVSLTTVSTLLAPVLTPLLTLLLAHTILEIPFWEMLVSVFNMVVIPLFLGITVKGIFSGKVEYLSKVFPAISTTFIAFICALVVALNKEYLMKVNTWIFMAAILLNLLGLFLGYMTGKTFGFDILKKRALSIEVGMQNAGLGSVLALKHFNEKVALPAVVFVFICIFTASFLVQIWSNTKKPTISVPLSFGRF
- the holA gene encoding DNA polymerase III subunit delta, translated to MPAYERTNFKSLLKAIAKGEVAPVYLLWGERYLYQSAYEELIAALLPEKNRGTNLRVIDGANEDVYRLVEELQTLPLFPGRQVFVVKDTRLFHSKSTADPLLAKSREYFIKGDLQAAARSLVQAISSSGLAIEDVRDGGWEKIPDSTWEKIFSAPKSGEDINWLNEVTNFAIQAGQEESAPAGGGGDILEETLAKGIPASNHLILLTDTVDRRKSLYRLIEKMGVVVSFAVDKGITAAAKRSQDTVLKDLMKDILTRHGKAMEPRAASDLIERIGFNPASLAAALEKLVSYSGERKTITLKDIDAVVKREREEPIYELTGAFGDRDAEKALSSLGLLLDQGYVPLQILAALIRQIRRLLLARWALDTSLDFLGKGDVTYQGIQQGLPGLKKEGKIPKELEKLSPYPLFLLLKQARGFQIEHLVQCMSELLRVDMALKSGGVAPKLLLEDLILKCLVFHPETAG
- a CDS encoding MogA/MoaB family molybdenum cofactor biosynthesis protein, yielding MYTAAIVTISDKGSEGKREDLSGTELKKILSKAGYRIAAYTIIPDDLTVIVNTLVRLVDVGKADMIVTTGGTGLSPRDVTPEATAMVIEREVPGIAEAMRAASLQKTPHAMLSRALAGIRKETLIINLPGSPKGARENLTTLLPALPHALAKIKGDPSECAR